The following proteins come from a genomic window of Streptomyces sp. NBC_00539:
- the sigM gene encoding RNA polymerase sigma factor SigM: MHDATTSGDGDQELLARHVAGDPDAFSELVRRHRDRLWAVALRTLGDREEAADAVQDALVSAYRAAHTFRGDSAVTTWLHRITVNACLDRARKAASRRTAPLDDTDRLERLMEPHESAEAPAERQDLHRQLLAALGTLPAEQRAALVLVDMQGYPVAEAARVLGVAVGTVKSRCARGRAKLLPLLTHLRSNAADNTSAGRGRNRTPGSPVPPAEPRQPDPDAVKGGGGRP; this comes from the coding sequence ATGCACGACGCGACGACCAGCGGGGACGGCGACCAGGAGCTGCTGGCGCGGCACGTGGCGGGGGATCCCGACGCCTTCTCGGAACTCGTGCGGCGGCACCGGGACCGGCTGTGGGCCGTGGCGCTGCGCACCCTCGGGGACCGGGAAGAGGCCGCCGACGCCGTACAGGACGCGCTCGTCTCCGCCTACCGGGCCGCACACACCTTCCGCGGGGACTCCGCCGTCACCACCTGGCTCCACCGGATCACCGTCAACGCCTGCCTCGACCGGGCCCGCAAGGCTGCCTCCCGCAGGACGGCGCCCCTCGACGACACGGACCGGCTGGAGCGGCTCATGGAGCCGCACGAGTCCGCCGAGGCCCCCGCCGAGCGCCAGGACCTCCACCGGCAGCTGCTGGCAGCCCTCGGCACCCTCCCGGCAGAGCAGCGGGCCGCGCTCGTCCTGGTCGACATGCAGGGCTACCCCGTGGCCGAAGCCGCGCGCGTCCTCGGCGTCGCCGTCGGAACGGTCAAGAGCCGGTGTGCGCGGGGCCGGGCGAAACTGCTGCCGCTGCTCACTCATCTGCGCTCGAATGCCGCGGATAACACCTCCGCCGGGCGGGGAAGGAACCGGACGCCGGGGTCACCCGTCCCACCCGCAGAACCCAGGCAGCCAGACCCAGACGCAGTGAAGGGCGGAGGTGGACGACCGTGA
- a CDS encoding anti-sigma factor family protein, with the protein MSPTTGTTGTIRHPDVAEISDLTEGLLSPARTAAVRSHLGDCVLCADVLASLEEIRSLLGTLPGPSRMPSDVAGRIDAALAAEALLDSTSQRARPTPGPAVAPRQTPPSAPARPAGHPTGPTGPGRRRARRRIAVLAGLAGAAACVLGLVLSGALGAGDSRDTVARTGTSATATPPASDGSYTSEGLQGSVQHLLASAAKPQSKPEERNNTYGMENTSPGVPSDTSPGVAPGERQAPPVPPCVQRATGRADTPLAAEHGSYQGTDVYLVVLAHPGDPGRVDAYLVPSGCADPPSAPPGKPLLTGTYARP; encoded by the coding sequence GTGAGCCCCACAACCGGCACGACCGGCACGATCCGGCACCCGGACGTCGCGGAGATCTCCGACCTGACCGAAGGGCTGCTCTCACCGGCCCGCACCGCCGCCGTACGCAGCCACCTCGGCGACTGCGTCCTGTGCGCCGACGTCCTCGCCTCCCTCGAAGAGATCCGCTCCCTGCTGGGCACGCTGCCCGGGCCGAGCCGGATGCCCTCCGACGTCGCGGGCCGTATCGACGCCGCCCTCGCCGCCGAAGCGCTCCTGGACTCCACCTCGCAGCGCGCCCGGCCCACGCCCGGCCCCGCCGTTGCCCCCCGGCAGACGCCGCCGTCCGCCCCGGCACGACCCGCGGGTCACCCGACCGGCCCAACCGGCCCCGGCCGACGCAGGGCACGCCGACGGATCGCCGTCCTCGCCGGCCTCGCGGGCGCGGCCGCCTGCGTACTGGGCCTCGTCCTGTCCGGCGCCTTGGGCGCAGGCGATTCCCGCGACACCGTCGCCCGGACCGGTACCTCCGCCACCGCCACTCCGCCCGCCTCCGACGGCTCCTACACGTCCGAGGGACTCCAGGGCAGCGTCCAGCACCTCCTCGCTTCCGCCGCGAAGCCGCAGAGCAAGCCCGAGGAGAGGAACAACACGTACGGGATGGAGAACACCTCCCCGGGCGTCCCCTCCGACACCTCCCCGGGCGTCGCCCCCGGCGAGCGGCAGGCCCCTCCCGTCCCGCCCTGCGTCCAGCGGGCCACCGGCCGTGCCGACACCCCGCTCGCCGCCGAGCACGGCAGCTACCAGGGCACGGACGTCTACCTCGTCGTCCTCGCGCACCCCGGTGATCCCGGGCGCGTGGACGCCTACCTCGTCCCCAGCGGCTGTGCGGACCCCCCCTCGGCGCCCCCCGGCAAGCCACTGCTCACCGGTACCTACGCCCGCCCCTGA
- the trxB gene encoding thioredoxin-disulfide reductase, with translation MSDVRNVIIIGSGPAGYTAALYTARASLSPLVFEGAVTAGGALMNTTEVENFPGFQDGIMGPDLMDNMRGQAERFGAELVPDDVVAVDLTGEIKTVTDTAGTVHRAKAVIVTTGSQHRKLGLPNEDALSGRGVSWCATCDGFFFKDQDIAVVGGGDTAMEEATFLSRFAKSVTIVHRRDSLRASKAMQDRAFADPKISFAWDSEVAEIHGEQKLSGLTLRNTKTGETSELPVTGLFIAVGHDPRTELFTGQLDLDDEGYLKVDAPSTRTNLTGVFGAGDVVDHTYRQAITAAGTGCSAALDAERYLAALADAEQAHANATV, from the coding sequence GTGAGCGACGTCCGAAACGTGATCATCATCGGCTCCGGGCCGGCCGGTTACACGGCCGCCCTGTACACCGCACGCGCTTCGCTCAGCCCCCTGGTCTTCGAGGGTGCCGTCACCGCCGGCGGTGCGCTGATGAACACCACCGAGGTCGAGAACTTCCCCGGCTTCCAGGACGGCATCATGGGTCCTGACCTGATGGACAACATGCGTGGCCAGGCGGAGCGTTTCGGCGCCGAGCTCGTCCCCGACGACGTCGTGGCCGTGGACCTCACCGGTGAGATCAAGACCGTCACCGACACCGCCGGAACCGTGCACCGCGCCAAGGCCGTGATCGTGACCACCGGTTCGCAGCACCGCAAGCTCGGTCTGCCCAACGAGGACGCGCTCTCCGGCCGAGGCGTCTCCTGGTGCGCCACCTGCGACGGGTTCTTCTTCAAGGACCAGGACATCGCCGTCGTCGGCGGCGGCGACACCGCGATGGAGGAAGCGACCTTCCTCTCCCGGTTCGCCAAGTCGGTCACCATCGTCCACCGCCGCGACAGCCTGCGCGCCTCCAAGGCCATGCAGGACCGCGCCTTCGCCGACCCGAAGATCTCGTTCGCCTGGGACAGCGAGGTCGCCGAGATCCACGGCGAGCAGAAGCTCTCCGGTCTCACCCTGCGCAACACCAAGACCGGTGAGACCTCCGAGCTGCCCGTGACCGGTCTGTTCATCGCCGTCGGACACGACCCGCGTACCGAGCTGTTCACCGGCCAGCTGGACCTGGACGACGAGGGCTACCTCAAGGTCGACGCCCCGTCCACGCGCACCAACCTCACCGGCGTCTTCGGCGCGGGCGACGTCGTGGACCACACCTACCGTCAGGCGATCACCGCCGCCGGTACGGGCTGCTCCGCCGCCCTGGACGCGGAGCGCTACCTCGCCGCCCTCGCGGACGCCGAGCAGGCGCACGCGAACGCGACCGTCTGA
- the trxA gene encoding thioredoxin, whose protein sequence is MAGTLKNVTDASFDADVLAADKPVLVDFWAAWCGPCRQIAPSLEAIAAEYGDQIEIVKLNIDENPATAAKYGVMSIPTLNVYQGGEVVKTIVGAKPKAAILRDLDPFVEVKTA, encoded by the coding sequence GTGGCCGGCACCCTCAAGAACGTGACCGACGCCAGCTTCGATGCCGACGTCCTCGCCGCCGACAAGCCCGTCCTGGTTGACTTCTGGGCCGCCTGGTGCGGCCCGTGCCGGCAGATCGCCCCGTCGCTGGAGGCCATCGCGGCCGAGTACGGCGACCAGATCGAGATCGTCAAGCTCAACATCGACGAGAACCCGGCCACGGCCGCCAAGTACGGCGTCATGTCCATTCCGACGCTGAACGTCTACCAGGGCGGCGAGGTCGTCAAGACCATCGTCGGTGCCAAGCCGAAGGCTGCCATCCTGCGCGACCTCGATCCTTTCGTCGAGGTCAAGACCGCCTGA
- a CDS encoding GNAT family N-acetyltransferase: MGRRLVPLTLDNLQDLPRRCRTCVFWELDPVSGEAAVKAGTAELEKEAWISAVLLEWGSCGRVVYVDDVPVGFVLYAPPAYVPRATAFPTSPVSPDAVQLITAWIMPGYQGQGLGRVMVQTVAKDLLRRGFRAIEAFGDAQWERPACLLPADHLLSVGFKTVRPHPVHPRLRLELRSTLSWKEDVELALDRLLGGARARKEPALRPL, from the coding sequence ATGGGTCGTCGGTTGGTACCGCTCACGCTGGACAACCTCCAGGACCTTCCCCGGCGTTGCCGGACCTGCGTGTTCTGGGAGCTGGATCCGGTCAGTGGTGAGGCCGCCGTGAAGGCGGGAACCGCTGAGCTGGAGAAGGAGGCCTGGATCTCCGCCGTCCTGTTGGAATGGGGATCGTGCGGCCGCGTCGTCTATGTGGACGACGTCCCCGTGGGCTTCGTTCTGTACGCGCCCCCGGCCTACGTGCCGCGTGCGACGGCGTTCCCGACGAGCCCGGTCTCCCCTGACGCCGTCCAGCTCATCACGGCGTGGATCATGCCGGGGTATCAGGGGCAGGGTTTGGGACGGGTGATGGTCCAGACGGTGGCAAAGGATCTGCTACGGCGTGGTTTCCGGGCGATCGAGGCGTTCGGCGATGCGCAGTGGGAGCGGCCGGCCTGTCTGCTCCCGGCAGACCACCTGCTGTCCGTGGGCTTCAAGACGGTACGACCGCATCCGGTGCATCCCCGGCTCCGACTGGAACTGCGCTCGACGTTGTCCTGGAAGGAAGACGTGGAACTCGCCCTGGACCGCCTGCTGGGCGGGGCGCGGGCGCGGAAGGAACCGGCCCTGCGCCCGCTGTGA